One Luteolibacter yonseiensis genomic window carries:
- a CDS encoding sensor histidine kinase, giving the protein MERILQEWEDFAREIWPGDVPEIEILRDHADEMLRAVAADIQTPQSELQRRKKSLGDGDASAGSASVDLSSTRHALSRVESGFDLRALVSEFRALRASVLHLWSLEPAVDVGEKLEDMTRFNEAIDQLLAESVLSYTGRINHSRDVFLGILGHDLRSPLSAVSMLAGMLEEHGDLNGMALQMASQITVSVKAMERMTKDLLDFTSTRLGAKMTLQRQPMDLGQLGREVIEELRTIHPTRVFDFETKGSCEGEWDPSRLRQLISNLLGNAVQHGSPDTPIGLYIDGSADEVVFHVRNQGNPIPRDSFTIIFDPMRRSGDENLSRPVGSIGLGLYIAREVATAHGGTISVGSGEEETVFLVRLPRKAGRV; this is encoded by the coding sequence ATGGAGCGCATTCTTCAGGAATGGGAGGATTTCGCCCGTGAAATCTGGCCGGGTGACGTGCCGGAGATCGAAATCCTGAGAGACCATGCGGATGAAATGCTCCGCGCCGTGGCGGCGGACATCCAGACGCCGCAGTCCGAACTCCAGCGGCGGAAAAAATCCCTGGGTGACGGAGATGCTTCCGCTGGCAGCGCTTCGGTGGACCTCTCCTCCACCCGCCATGCGTTGAGCCGGGTGGAGTCCGGCTTCGACCTGCGGGCGCTGGTTTCTGAATTCCGCGCTCTGCGTGCGAGCGTCCTCCATCTGTGGAGCTTGGAGCCCGCCGTGGACGTCGGGGAAAAACTCGAAGACATGACGAGGTTCAACGAAGCGATCGACCAGCTTCTGGCCGAATCCGTTCTCAGTTACACCGGTCGCATCAATCATTCGCGGGATGTGTTCCTCGGCATCCTTGGTCACGATCTGAGATCGCCGCTGAGCGCGGTGTCCATGTTGGCCGGAATGCTGGAGGAGCACGGAGACCTCAACGGCATGGCCCTGCAGATGGCATCCCAGATCACTGTCTCCGTGAAGGCGATGGAGCGGATGACCAAGGATCTGCTCGATTTCACCAGTACAAGACTCGGCGCGAAGATGACCCTCCAACGCCAGCCGATGGACCTCGGGCAACTCGGCCGGGAGGTCATCGAGGAACTCAGGACCATCCATCCCACGCGTGTTTTCGACTTTGAAACCAAAGGCTCCTGCGAGGGCGAGTGGGACCCATCCCGTCTGAGGCAGCTCATCTCGAACCTGCTGGGCAACGCCGTGCAGCACGGCTCCCCGGACACCCCGATCGGGCTGTACATCGACGGCAGCGCTGACGAAGTCGTCTTCCATGTCCGCAACCAGGGAAATCCCATCCCACGGGACTCCTTCACCATCATCTTCGACCCCATGCGCCGCAGCGGGGATGAAAACCTCTCCAGACCCGTCGGCAGCATCGGGCTCGGGCTCTACATCGCCCGTGAGGTTGCCACCGCCCACGGCGGTACCATCTCGGTCGGTTCAGGGGAGGAGGAAACCGTGTTTCTCGTCAGGCTCCCCCGCAAGGCCGGGAGGGTTTGA
- a CDS encoding GNAT family N-acetyltransferase — protein MIQIRRATASDHPELARIFLSVRRETFDWCDPSSFALEDFSIQTTGEVIYLAHDADERILGFISVWEADGFVHHLYVVKERQGEGIGTSLLRSLHPWLPLPYRLKCLTANSAARGFYSKHGWQDIATGSDPLGDYALMELA, from the coding sequence ATGATCCAGATCCGCCGCGCCACCGCATCAGATCACCCGGAACTCGCACGAATCTTCCTGTCCGTCCGCAGGGAAACGTTCGATTGGTGCGATCCCTCGTCGTTCGCCTTGGAGGATTTCTCCATCCAGACCACCGGTGAGGTGATCTACCTCGCCCATGACGCGGATGAACGGATACTGGGATTCATCTCCGTGTGGGAGGCGGATGGATTCGTCCACCATCTCTATGTGGTGAAGGAACGGCAGGGCGAGGGAATCGGAACATCACTGCTGCGGAGCCTTCATCCGTGGCTGCCCCTGCCCTACCGGTTGAAATGTCTCACCGCGAACTCGGCGGCGCGTGGCTTTTATTCGAAACACGGCTGGCAGGACATCGCCACAGGCTCCGATCCGCTCGGCGACTACGCCCTGATGGAACTCGCGTGA
- a CDS encoding response regulator, which produces MNATSTSHSYLLVLEDSDEDFDTVMRAAREANLPYEIRRAATGDECVRSLTEPPQGCPERPLLVILDLNTPQGDGRQALQILRKDKRFKTLPIVILSSSGNPQDLDFCYGEGANAYHTKPVHYPAHLQTLRQIFDYWLEGVVLPAAP; this is translated from the coding sequence ATGAATGCCACCAGCACTTCCCACAGCTATCTTCTCGTTCTGGAGGATTCGGACGAAGACTTCGACACCGTCATGAGGGCGGCACGTGAGGCGAATCTGCCTTACGAGATCCGCCGTGCCGCGACGGGCGATGAATGCGTCCGTTCGCTTACGGAGCCGCCGCAAGGATGCCCCGAGAGGCCCCTGCTGGTCATCCTGGACCTGAACACCCCGCAAGGGGACGGAAGGCAGGCCCTCCAGATCCTCCGGAAGGACAAACGGTTCAAGACCCTGCCGATCGTCATTCTGAGTTCCTCCGGAAATCCCCAGGATCTCGACTTCTGCTATGGGGAGGGAGCCAATGCCTATCATACGAAGCCGGTCCATTATCCCGCCCACCTTCAAACCCTGCGCCAGATTTTCGACTACTGGCTGGAAGGGGTCGTCCTACCTGCCGCCCCCTGA
- a CDS encoding DoxX family protein — MKLPKGSGWLATPASRWILGVFFTIAGICHFIWPEYYLPIMPPWLPWHLPLIYLSGVAESAGGIGVLIPKLRRLSGWWLIATLIAIYPANIQIAMDGLIVNGSPVPQWILNFRLLLQFGMIWWVWAGCIHRPEDDGGAK; from the coding sequence ATGAAACTTCCCAAAGGCAGCGGCTGGCTGGCCACTCCGGCGTCCCGTTGGATACTCGGAGTCTTCTTCACCATCGCCGGTATCTGCCACTTCATCTGGCCGGAGTATTATCTCCCCATCATGCCGCCCTGGCTCCCGTGGCATCTGCCGTTGATCTACCTCAGCGGAGTGGCGGAAAGCGCCGGTGGCATCGGGGTTCTGATACCCAAGCTGCGAAGACTTTCAGGCTGGTGGCTCATCGCCACGCTCATCGCGATCTACCCCGCGAACATCCAGATTGCGATGGATGGCCTGATCGTGAACGGAAGTCCGGTTCCCCAATGGATCCTCAATTTCCGCCTGCTGCTCCAGTTCGGAATGATCTGGTGGGTCTGGGCGGGCTGCATCCACCGGCCTGAGGACGATGGCGGTGCGAAGTGA
- the serA gene encoding phosphoglycerate dehydrogenase: MSTYRVLVSDPISEKGVEALRSSPEISVDVNTGLKPDELLKIIGDYHGLVVRSETKVTPAVFAAAKNLKAIGRAGVGVDNIDRSAATDHGVVVMNTPSGNTISTAEHAFALMLALARNVGQAHTSMISGRWDRKTLQGVEMFGKRLAILGMGRIGTEFAKRAQAFGITVVAYDPFLTAARAQSLKVELAETPDIALAGADLVTLHVPLTPETQHIINADRIKLLNKGALVVNCARGGLVDEVAVKESLDAGHLGGIALDVYEVEPPPADFPLFGAKKAVFTPHLGASTAEAQENVGIEVAHQVKNFLTTGAIVNAVNMPNLDSRTLESVGPYLDLADSLGKLLSKIAPAQCDAIRVSYLGPVSELDTELITRKVLTGYLAAAHHEAQVNLVNAPAIAKAHGLRVSESTAALATNCTELIEVSAIKGEEVCTVAGTFFGKSARIVHIAGHYVEVNPTGKFLFVENDDRPGIVGTIGTSLGGASVNIANMALSRDLPNKKAVTVIEVDTEPSAELLETLRATPGIIRVLSFEL, from the coding sequence ATGTCAACCTATCGCGTGTTGGTTTCTGACCCCATTTCGGAAAAAGGTGTGGAAGCACTCCGTTCCTCTCCCGAAATTTCTGTGGACGTAAACACCGGTCTCAAACCGGACGAACTTCTTAAAATCATCGGCGACTATCATGGTCTCGTCGTCCGTTCCGAAACGAAGGTGACTCCCGCCGTCTTCGCCGCGGCGAAAAACCTGAAAGCGATCGGTCGCGCCGGTGTCGGCGTGGACAACATCGACCGCTCCGCCGCCACCGACCACGGTGTGGTCGTGATGAACACGCCCAGCGGCAACACCATCTCCACCGCCGAGCACGCCTTCGCCCTCATGCTCGCCCTCGCCCGCAACGTCGGCCAGGCGCACACCTCGATGATCTCCGGCCGCTGGGACCGCAAGACCCTGCAAGGCGTGGAAATGTTCGGCAAGCGCCTCGCCATCCTCGGCATGGGCCGCATCGGCACCGAGTTCGCCAAGCGCGCGCAGGCCTTCGGCATCACCGTCGTCGCCTATGACCCCTTCCTCACCGCCGCCCGCGCCCAGTCGCTCAAGGTCGAGCTCGCGGAAACTCCGGACATCGCCCTCGCCGGCGCGGACCTGGTCACCCTCCACGTCCCGCTCACCCCGGAGACCCAGCACATCATCAACGCGGACCGCATCAAGCTTCTCAACAAGGGCGCGCTCGTCGTGAACTGCGCCCGCGGCGGCCTCGTCGATGAGGTTGCCGTCAAGGAGTCCCTCGACGCCGGCCACCTCGGCGGCATCGCGCTGGATGTTTACGAGGTCGAGCCGCCACCCGCCGACTTCCCTCTCTTCGGCGCGAAAAAAGCCGTCTTCACCCCACACCTCGGAGCCTCCACCGCGGAAGCCCAGGAAAACGTCGGCATCGAAGTCGCCCACCAGGTGAAGAACTTCCTCACCACCGGCGCCATCGTGAACGCGGTGAACATGCCGAACCTCGACAGCCGCACCCTCGAAAGCGTCGGCCCCTACCTCGACCTCGCCGACTCCCTCGGCAAGCTTCTCTCGAAGATCGCTCCCGCGCAGTGCGACGCCATCCGCGTCTCCTACCTCGGCCCCGTTTCCGAACTGGATACCGAACTCATCACCCGCAAGGTGCTCACCGGCTACCTCGCCGCCGCCCACCACGAGGCACAGGTGAACCTCGTGAACGCCCCGGCCATCGCGAAAGCCCATGGTCTCCGCGTCAGCGAGTCCACCGCCGCCCTCGCCACCAACTGCACCGAACTCATCGAGGTTTCCGCCATCAAGGGTGAAGAGGTCTGCACCGTCGCCGGCACCTTCTTCGGAAAATCCGCCCGTATCGTCCACATCGCCGGACACTACGTGGAAGTGAACCCCACCGGAAAATTCCTCTTCGTGGAAAACGACGACCGCCCCGGCATCGTCGGCACGATCGGCACCTCGCTCGGCGGCGCGTCGGTCAACATCGCGAACATGGCCCTCAGCCGCGACCTTCCGAACAAGAAGGCTGTCACCGTCATCGAAGTGGACACCGAGCCATCGGCGGAACTCCTTGAAACCCTGAGAGCCACGCCGGGCATCATCCGGGTGCTCAGTTTCGAACTATAA
- a CDS encoding hybrid sensor histidine kinase/response regulator — protein sequence MEPEKPFHIVLVEDSPDDSADTRRMLLLGSMQRLKFTEARTGREGLAIISGLEEPPDCILLDFCLPDMNAIEIITALRDGRELTPCPVLVLTGSVTGGQNVIRAGAQDYLGKGWATPEVLTRAVQNAVERYSLGRERMIAMEQLRETSDRLTLGLEVSGFTLAHVDYVEGLTHLSAEAARMYGIGETEMTVSREAVHATLHPDDRKEFSEKIEESLNPQGTGYFEMEHRVVAADGRVRWLRVHKRVFFAGNGASAHAVRSILAALDITDKKTAEIKLAETSKRKDEFLAMLAHELRNPLAPLLTGMELLLSSPGDGNLIAKVGGMMKRQVGQMSHLIDDLLDVSRITTGKIELQKTRVPLVLLISEAVESVQPLLDQFQHELVQGVIDPGLEVIADRHRLTQIISNLLSNAAKYTPSGGRISVEVEATPHGTVVITVADNGNGITPELQERIFDLFDQGTNGAKDGLGIGLTVVRSLVEMHGGTIAVRSPGKGLGSTFTVEIPSGAVIGEPAAPAGESYMLSDRGIRVVVADDSPSVADIMGLFFKMEGMECKVAYDGEQAVEATAELNPHIAFLDLGMPRVDGYEAAKRIRIGNPQTYLVALSGWGSEDDRRKTTEAGFDEHMVKPATPQDLRQLVARVTEVHHATLQTP from the coding sequence ATGGAACCCGAAAAACCTTTTCACATCGTTTTGGTGGAGGATTCTCCGGACGACAGCGCCGATACCCGGAGGATGCTGCTGCTGGGTTCCATGCAGCGTCTGAAGTTCACCGAGGCGCGCACGGGACGCGAGGGGCTGGCCATCATTTCCGGTCTTGAAGAGCCGCCGGACTGCATCCTTCTGGATTTCTGTCTGCCGGATATGAACGCCATCGAGATCATCACCGCGCTGCGGGATGGCAGGGAGCTGACACCTTGCCCGGTCCTGGTGCTGACCGGCTCCGTCACAGGCGGGCAGAACGTGATCCGTGCGGGTGCCCAGGACTACCTTGGCAAGGGCTGGGCCACGCCGGAGGTGCTGACCCGGGCGGTGCAGAACGCGGTGGAGCGCTATAGCCTCGGCAGGGAACGCATGATCGCGATGGAGCAGCTCCGTGAGACGAGCGACCGGCTCACACTTGGCCTGGAGGTATCCGGATTCACCCTCGCACACGTCGATTATGTCGAGGGCCTGACCCATCTTTCCGCGGAGGCCGCCCGGATGTATGGCATCGGCGAGACAGAGATGACGGTTTCCAGGGAAGCGGTGCACGCCACCCTGCACCCTGACGACCGGAAGGAGTTTTCTGAAAAAATCGAAGAGTCATTGAACCCGCAGGGTACGGGCTATTTCGAAATGGAACACCGGGTGGTCGCCGCCGATGGCCGGGTGCGGTGGCTGCGGGTTCACAAGAGGGTCTTTTTCGCAGGGAACGGCGCGTCGGCCCATGCGGTCCGCTCGATCCTGGCCGCCTTGGACATCACTGACAAGAAAACCGCGGAAATCAAGCTGGCGGAAACGTCGAAGCGGAAGGACGAGTTTCTGGCGATGCTCGCGCATGAGCTGAGAAACCCCCTCGCTCCGCTGCTTACCGGTATGGAATTGCTGCTCTCCTCGCCAGGGGATGGGAATCTCATCGCCAAGGTGGGCGGCATGATGAAGAGGCAGGTGGGCCAGATGTCTCATCTGATCGACGATCTGTTGGACGTCTCGCGGATCACCACGGGCAAGATCGAGCTGCAGAAGACGAGGGTTCCGCTGGTTTTGTTGATTTCAGAGGCGGTGGAATCCGTGCAGCCGTTGTTGGATCAATTCCAGCACGAGCTCGTACAAGGGGTTATCGATCCCGGTCTTGAAGTGATTGCGGACAGGCACCGTCTCACCCAGATCATTTCCAACCTGCTTTCAAACGCCGCGAAATACACTCCCTCAGGGGGAAGGATCTCCGTGGAAGTGGAGGCCACCCCGCACGGCACCGTCGTAATCACGGTTGCCGACAACGGGAACGGGATCACGCCCGAACTCCAGGAGCGGATTTTCGACCTCTTCGACCAAGGGACCAATGGTGCGAAGGACGGCCTCGGGATCGGACTCACGGTGGTGAGGTCGCTGGTCGAGATGCATGGCGGAACCATCGCCGTCAGAAGCCCGGGCAAGGGACTGGGGAGCACTTTCACGGTAGAGATCCCATCCGGTGCGGTGATCGGAGAACCCGCCGCACCGGCGGGCGAGTCTTACATGCTGTCTGATCGCGGGATCAGGGTGGTCGTGGCCGATGACAGTCCATCCGTAGCCGACATCATGGGGTTGTTTTTCAAGATGGAGGGGATGGAATGCAAGGTGGCTTATGACGGGGAACAGGCGGTCGAGGCCACGGCGGAGCTCAATCCCCACATCGCTTTCCTGGATCTTGGAATGCCCCGTGTGGACGGATACGAAGCGGCGAAAAGAATCCGGATCGGCAATCCGCAGACCTACCTTGTCGCGCTCAGTGGCTGGGGGAGTGAGGACGACCGGCGCAAGACCACGGAAGCGGGGTTTGACGAGCACATGGTGAAGCCCGCGACGCCCCAGGATCTGCGCCAGCTCGTCGCCAGGGTGACGGAAGTACACCATGCGACGCTCCAGACGCCGTGA
- a CDS encoding ATP-binding protein: MNQDSEKARLRLTGVLFGADTTGQDTTGMSEKLLRAYVEATSDVVYRLNADWTVMAELDGRNFLLDAYSPSTTWFNDNVYAGDQEMVMGFIQKAIRTKSVFELEHRVNRVDGTVGWTYSKAVPIFDDRGEITAWFGAAADITPRKQAELNLTFLAEISQDLANLTEVDEMIATISSKIAAHFQLSRCAFVEIDEAADEATVTHDWYLGEQASLIGLYRISEYLTQEYLEAGRAGELFVVSDTETDPRTDAARLAKLGIRSFVNVPMTQNGIWRFHLSIYHSRPWNWRKDELKLIREITTRLWERLERLRAEEALRLSEIRYRTLFDSIDEGFCVIEMIYDETGKPYDYLILEVNPSFEVQTGLHDSVGRRVSEFSPDHEEYWFEIYGRVASTGEPVRFENEAKGLDGRWFDVYAFRVGGEGSRRVAALFNNVTERKKTDQALRESESFNRSIIDSSPDCIEILDLEGNLLSTRTGRTMPGIEDIGPFLNTSWIDFWKGIYRDFAFAAVESAKRTGEGKFRGFFHDRRGKPRWWDVAISPIHDDTGTTSRLLVVSRDVTDRHELEASLVARAEQLARADRSKDEFLAMLAHELRNPLAPLRNACEVLQTSAPGTPAHSTAHGIMTRQIENMSQMIDDLLDVSRITQGKIELRMEKVELETVLNAAASLARPGMEARNQRFTLTLPEEPVFLEADATRLDQVFGNLLTNASKYSPPGSNISILTELVPADWEKSAQVVIRVRDEGMGIAPELLPHIFDLFVQATRSLDRASGGLGIGLTLVRRLVELHGGTVEAFSEGPDRGSEFVVSLPVLEASRNRVKSPAPASSSDIPRRILIVDDNRDSADTMAMLQGMRGHTTYIAYNGPDALAAAGDFLPEVVLLDIGLPEMDGYEIARRLRSMSSMAGTFIVAVSGYGSDEDVKRAIAAGFNRHLVKPANLTTLREWLANLP; the protein is encoded by the coding sequence ATGAATCAAGATTCAGAAAAAGCCCGGCTCCGTCTCACAGGCGTCCTCTTCGGCGCGGACACCACGGGACAGGACACCACCGGGATGAGCGAAAAGCTTCTCAGGGCCTATGTGGAGGCGACCTCCGACGTCGTCTACCGGCTCAACGCCGACTGGACGGTGATGGCCGAGCTGGACGGACGGAATTTTCTCCTCGACGCCTACTCGCCAAGCACCACCTGGTTCAACGACAACGTGTATGCGGGCGACCAGGAAATGGTCATGGGTTTCATCCAGAAGGCGATCCGGACGAAAAGCGTGTTCGAGCTGGAGCACCGCGTGAACCGGGTGGACGGCACGGTGGGGTGGACCTATTCGAAGGCGGTTCCCATCTTCGACGACCGGGGCGAGATCACCGCATGGTTCGGCGCGGCCGCCGACATCACCCCTCGCAAGCAGGCGGAACTGAACCTGACCTTCCTCGCGGAGATCAGCCAGGACCTCGCGAACCTGACGGAAGTCGATGAGATGATCGCGACGATATCGTCGAAAATCGCCGCGCATTTCCAACTCTCGCGGTGTGCCTTCGTCGAGATCGACGAGGCGGCGGATGAGGCGACCGTCACCCATGACTGGTATCTCGGGGAACAGGCAAGCCTCATCGGCTTGTACCGTATCTCGGAATATCTGACGCAGGAATACCTCGAGGCCGGGCGGGCGGGAGAACTGTTCGTCGTCAGTGACACGGAAACCGACCCGAGGACCGATGCTGCGAGACTTGCGAAACTCGGAATACGCTCCTTCGTCAACGTCCCGATGACCCAGAACGGCATCTGGCGTTTCCATCTCAGCATCTACCACTCCCGGCCGTGGAACTGGCGGAAGGACGAGCTCAAACTGATACGGGAGATCACCACCCGGCTCTGGGAGCGCCTGGAAAGGCTGCGGGCGGAAGAAGCCCTCCGACTGAGCGAGATCCGCTACCGGACATTGTTCGATTCCATCGACGAGGGATTCTGCGTCATCGAGATGATTTATGATGAGACGGGAAAACCGTATGATTACCTGATCCTTGAGGTGAATCCATCCTTCGAAGTCCAGACAGGACTCCATGATTCTGTCGGAAGGCGGGTCAGTGAATTCTCTCCCGACCATGAGGAGTATTGGTTCGAGATCTATGGCAGGGTCGCCTCCACCGGCGAGCCGGTGCGTTTTGAAAACGAGGCCAAGGGCCTGGATGGGCGCTGGTTCGACGTATATGCTTTCCGGGTCGGCGGCGAAGGCAGCCGCAGGGTGGCCGCCCTTTTCAATAATGTCACCGAGCGGAAGAAAACGGACCAGGCGCTGCGGGAGAGCGAAAGCTTCAACCGCAGCATCATCGACAGCAGCCCCGATTGCATCGAGATCCTGGACTTGGAGGGAAACCTGCTCTCGACACGCACCGGCCGCACAATGCCCGGCATCGAGGACATCGGTCCTTTTTTGAACACCTCGTGGATCGACTTCTGGAAAGGCATCTACCGGGACTTCGCGTTTGCGGCGGTGGAGTCCGCGAAGCGCACCGGAGAGGGCAAGTTCCGCGGATTCTTCCACGACAGGCGGGGGAAACCCAGATGGTGGGACGTGGCGATCTCCCCGATCCACGATGACACGGGCACGACCTCGCGCCTGCTCGTCGTTTCCCGGGATGTGACGGACCGCCACGAGCTGGAGGCCTCGCTCGTCGCCCGTGCGGAGCAACTCGCCCGCGCGGACCGCAGCAAGGATGAATTCCTCGCCATGCTCGCCCACGAACTGCGGAATCCGCTCGCCCCGTTGCGCAATGCTTGCGAAGTGCTTCAAACCTCGGCACCGGGAACCCCCGCACACTCCACGGCCCACGGCATCATGACGCGGCAGATCGAGAACATGAGCCAGATGATCGACGACCTGCTGGACGTCTCGCGCATCACGCAAGGGAAGATCGAGTTGCGGATGGAAAAGGTGGAGCTGGAAACCGTGCTCAATGCCGCCGCCAGCCTTGCCCGTCCCGGCATGGAAGCCCGCAACCAGCGGTTCACACTCACCCTGCCGGAGGAACCGGTCTTCCTCGAGGCGGACGCCACCCGGCTCGACCAGGTTTTCGGCAACCTGCTCACGAATGCCTCGAAATACAGCCCGCCGGGGTCGAATATTTCGATCCTCACCGAACTGGTTCCCGCCGACTGGGAAAAGTCCGCCCAAGTGGTGATCAGGGTCCGCGACGAAGGCATGGGCATCGCTCCGGAGCTGCTGCCGCATATCTTCGACCTCTTCGTGCAGGCGACCCGCTCGCTGGACCGCGCGTCCGGCGGGCTGGGCATCGGATTGACGCTGGTGCGGCGTCTGGTGGAACTCCACGGCGGCACGGTGGAAGCCTTCAGCGAAGGCCCCGACCGCGGCAGCGAGTTCGTCGTCAGCCTGCCGGTGCTGGAGGCTTCGCGGAATCGGGTGAAATCCCCTGCCCCCGCCTCGTCCTCCGACATTCCCAGGAGAATCCTCATCGTGGATGACAACCGCGACTCCGCGGACACGATGGCCATGCTGCAAGGCATGCGCGGCCACACCACATACATCGCCTACAACGGCCCTGACGCACTTGCCGCCGCCGGGGATTTCCTGCCGGAGGTGGTGCTGCTGGACATCGGCCTGCCGGAGATGGACGGCTATGAAATCGCCCGCCGCCTGCGCTCCATGTCGTCCATGGCCGGCACGTTCATCGTCGCCGTCAGCGGCTATGGAAGTGATGAGGACGTGAAGCGGGCCATCGCCGCCGGATTCAACCGCCATCTGGTCAAACCCGCGAACCTCACGACCCTCCGCGAGTGGTTGGCGAATCTGCCATGA
- a CDS encoding exosortase system-associated protein, TIGR04073 family: MKKLLVIASTFALLSGVVVADIQAPPGSTYTSTRKLGRAFSNIVYGFMEIPEQMVRKDEQYGRKAGATYGTVDGTSRALRRLGYGFYELFTFTCPTYRGTFKPPYERCGEDNRIEMNPSDGLSEFPPELGAEGYFQHSRAQKY; this comes from the coding sequence ATGAAAAAACTCCTCGTCATCGCTAGCACCTTCGCCCTCCTCAGCGGCGTCGTTGTCGCCGACATCCAAGCACCTCCTGGTTCCACCTACACGTCCACTCGCAAGCTTGGCCGTGCCTTCAGCAACATTGTTTACGGATTCATGGAAATCCCGGAACAAATGGTGCGCAAGGACGAGCAATACGGTCGCAAGGCCGGTGCCACCTACGGAACGGTTGATGGAACAAGCCGCGCGCTCCGCCGTCTCGGTTATGGTTTCTACGAACTCTTCACCTTCACCTGCCCAACCTATCGTGGTACCTTCAAGCCACCTTATGAGCGTTGCGGTGAAGACAACCGTATCGAAATGAACCCAAGCGACGGACTCTCCGAGTTCCCGCCTGAACTCGGTGCCGAGGGTTACTTCCAACACAGCCGCGCTCAGAAATACTGA